One window from the genome of Malus domestica chromosome 01, GDT2T_hap1 encodes:
- the LOC103406240 gene encoding cathecol O-methyltransferase 1-like — MALQLEEEENFGYAMQIAFSSVLSMSMQSAIELGVFDIIAKAGPGAKLSSSEIVAHIGSGTRNSEAPMMLDRILRLLASHSILICSFVANEEDGSDSQRLYSLGPVSNYFVTNEDGVSLGPLMSFIQDKILLDNWPQLKEAVTEGGTPFKRVHGIHSFEYLDLDPRFNQVFSTGMFNHTAIVMKKIVHVYKGFEKLTQLVDVGGNVGVNLSVITSKYPHIKGINFDLPHVVKHAPSYPGVEHVGGDMLASVPSGDAIFMKWILHDWNDQDCIKLLKNCYNAIPDNGKVIIVEALLPAMPETSTAVKSTSQIDVLMLTLNRGAKERSREEFMALATGAGFRGIKYECFVCNCWVMEIFK; from the exons ATGGCCCTGCAGCTGGAAGAAGAGGAAAACTTCGGCTATGCCATGCAGATTGCGTTTTCTTCAGTGCTGTCCATGTCTATGCAATCAGCAATCGAGTTAGGCGTTTTCGACATCATAGCAAAAGCCGGTCCTGGTGCCAAGCTCTCTTCATCAGAGATTGTAGCCCATATCGGCAGCGGCACCAGGAATTCTGAGGCACCGATGATGTTGGACCGTATTCTAAGGCTCCTAGCCAGTCACTCTATTCTCATCTGCTCTTTTGTTGCTAATGAAGAAGATGGGTCTGATTCTCAAAGGCTCTACAGCCTTGGCCCTGTGTCCAACTACTTTGTGACTAATGAAGATGGTGTTTCTTTAGGCCCCTTGATGTCATTCATTCAAGACAAGATCTTACTAGACAACTG GCCCCAGCTAAAAGAAGCAGTTACTGAAGGAGGAACTCCATTTAAGAGGGTCCATGGTATCCATTCTTTTGAGTATCTAGATTTAGACCCCAGGTTTAATCAAGTTTTCAGCACAGGAATGTTTAACCACACCGCTATTGTCATGAAGAAGATTGTTCATGTCTACAAGGGTTTTGAGAAACTTACTCAACTTGTTGACGTTGGCGGTAATGTGGGAGTGAATCTTAGTGTAATCACTTCTAAATATCCTCATATTAAGGGTATCAATTTCGACTTGCCTCATGTTGTAAAACATGCCCCTTCATATCCTG GGGTCGAACATGTTGGAGGAGACATGTTGGCAAGTGTTCCATCTGGGGATGCCATTTTTATGAAG TGGATACTTCACGATTGGAATGACCAAGACTGCATAAAGTTGTTGAAAAATTGTTACAACGCTATTCCAGACAATGGAAAAGTGATTATCGTGGAAGCACTTCTTCCGGCGATGCCAGAGACTAGCACCGCCGTGAAGAGCACATCCCAGATTGATGTGCTTATGCTGACTCTTAACCGGGGAGCAAAGGAGCGGAGCCGAGAAGAGTTCATGGCTTTGGCAACTGGTGCTGGATTTAGAGGCATTAAATATGAATGTTTTGTCTGTAATTGTTGGGTGATGGAGATCTTTAAGTAA